The following DNA comes from Methylophilus sp. 5.
ACCCGATCACCCGCGCCTTGCATGGCACCACCGACTGGAAAAGCAACTTACTTATTCAAGCGCCTAATATTCGGCTGGATATCCGCTCGCAACTGATAGGCATGGCAATTGACTTGCCAGAACCAGCCAAGAAAAGCGTTGAAACGCCAGCCAACCTGAGCATCCGCTTTCGTCAGGAAAACAATCAGCCCGACAAAATTGCCATTCACTACAACGACTGGATACATGCCAACTTTTTGCGTAATGCGAATACGCCAGCCACGGTGAGCGCCGGTGACATTGCCATCAATACACCACCGCGTTTACCAACCGGCGACGGCATTAACTTGCGGGCAGACTTTCAAAAGCTAAATGTGGATGAATGGCTGACCTACCTGAATCAGGGTAGCGGCAATCAAGCTGCGGAGTCGTCACTGGCGCTGAATCAGATTGAATTGACTGCTGGCACCTTGCGCGTATTTGACCGTAACCTGCATCAAATTAAGCTGAGCATTTCCCCAGACAATGAGCGACTCAAACTCGCGGTACAAAGCCAGGAACTGGCCGGTGATGCCGACTGGATTTCAGGCAAACCCAGCAAACTGGTGGCTAAGCTGAATTACTTACGTATTCCACGCAGCATGGATACCGACAGTAACGCCAATCCAACAGAAGTGCGCCGTTTAGACAACACCTACCCAGAGCTGGACATTACCGCGCAAGACTTTCAGTTTGGCGACAAACAACTCGGCAGCCTTGACTTAAAGGCCTATAACAGCGGCGAAAGCTGGGTAATACAGCGTATGAACATCAGCAACAGCGATAGCCAGCTCACTGCGGATGGCACCTGGCGCAACTCGGTGCGCAGCCCGCAAACCATGCTCAAATTTAACCTGACCTCTAGCAACCTAGGCAAAACACTGCAGCGTTTTCAGCCTGGTGGCGAGATGGTCAAAGGCGGCACAGGTAACATGAACGGCCAGCTTGGCTGGCCAGGTAGCCCACATGAATTTGCGGTAGAAAGACTGGATGGCAACTTCACCATGCAGCTTGAAAAAGGCCAGATTTTAAAAGTGCAACCAGGCGTGGGTCGCTTGCTGGGCTTATTGAGTTTGCAAAGCCTACCGCGTCGTTTAACTCTCGACTTTCGCGATCTGTTTAGCGAAGGCTTTGCGTTTGACAAAATCAACTCTACTGCCAATATTAAAGATGGTATTTTGCGTAGTAACGACCTGTTTATGACCGGCCCGGCCGCCGAAGCCAGCATTAAAGGTGAAACCAATTTAAAAGCAGAAACACAGCGCTTGCGGGTAAAAGTAGTGCCACACATTAGCGACTCGGTTTCGCTGGCGGCGCTGGCCGGTGGGCCGATTATAGGCGTAGCTGCATTTGTGGCGCAAAAATTACTCAAAGATCCGCTTAACAAAATCAGTGCCAGTGAGTATATGATTACAGGCACCTGGGATAATCCGCAGGAAGCAGAGGTTGATAAAAAAACACCCGCCCCTGCTGCGCAGCCCTTGAAAGGCCTGCATTAATGCCAACATTATTATTTCAACGGAAAATTTGCCATGGCAGACAAAAAAACTAAAAAACTGAAATCAGCCGCCAATGATGACATCGTCAAAGTCGCTGCGGTCCAAATGGCCTCTAGCCCCAATGTGGCAGCCAACCTGGTTGAAGCCAAACGCTTAATTGAAATGGCCGCCAAAGCAGGTGCCAAACTCGTCGTGCTGCCAGAATACTTTTGTATCATGGGGCTGAAGGATTTTGACAAAGTCACCATCCGCGAAAAACCAAACGACGGCCCGATTCAGCAGTTTTTAAGCAAAACGGCCAAGGCTTTTAAAATATGGATTGTGGCGGGTAGCGTACCGCTCGAAAGCCATTACGCTAACAAAGTACGCAACAGTTGCCTGGTGTATAACGACAAAGGCGAGCAAGTGGCGCGCTATGACAAAATCCACCTGTTTGGCTTGGACATGGGCACCGAGCATTACCATGAAGAAAACACCATAGAACCAGGCGACACCGTTGTCACTGTGGATACGCCATTTGGCCGCATAGGCCTCTCGATTTGCTATGACTTGCGTTTCCCTGAGCTGTTCCGCGCCATGGGCGAAGTAGACATTATCGTCGTGCCCTCAGCCTTTACCGAGACGACAGGCAAAGCCCACTGGGAAACCCTGGTACGTGCTCGCGCGGTAGAAAACCTGAGTTATGTCATTGCCTCGGCCCAAGGCGGCTACCATTTATCTGGCCGCGAAACCCATGGCAACAGCATGATTGTTGACCCTTGGGGCGTAGTGCTGGACCGCTTGCCACGCGGCTCGGGCATCGTGGTTGCCAATGTCAACCGCAACTACATTAAAAATCTGCGCCAAAGCTTGCCAGCGCTCAAACACAAAACCATTAAGGCGATTTAATGAAAACACTGAGTGCGACGTTAGCACTCTTTGCTTGAAATCGACTCCAACACTCAAGATTTAAACAAGTGACTTAACTATGCAAACGCTACTCACCACTGCCAATGACTTATTACTCCGCCCCGCCGGGCTGGATCATAGCGCTTTAACCAATGTGCTGTCTGGCATGATGACGCACAACATTGACTACGCCGACCTGTATTTTCAATACAGCCGCAGCGAGTCGTGGGGGTTGGAAGAAGGCCAGGTGAAGTCTGGCAGCTTTAATATTGACCAAGGCGTAGGCGTACGCGCGGTGAGTGGTGAAAAAACGGCGTTTGCCTACTCAGACGACATTCACCTAGACGCCTTGCAACAAGCGGCCCAAGCCACGCGTGCCATTGCCAACCTGGGCCAGGAAAAAACCGGGCACAGCATTATCACACGCAGCCATACCCCGCTCTATTTACCGCAAGACCCGATTGCCAGCCTGAGTGCAGATGCCAAAGTCAAACTGCTGGAAAAACTGGAGCGTTACGCCAAAGCGCAAGACCCACGCATCACCCAAGTGATGGCCTCGATTGCCGCTGAGTATGAAGTCGTTTTAGTGGCACGTAGCGATGGCATCATGGCGGGCGACGTGCGCCCACTGGTGCGATTATCGTTACAAGTGATCGCCGAACACAATGGCCGCCGCGAACAAGGCTCCAGTGGTGGCGGTGGTCGCTTTGACTATAGCTATTTCACCGACGAAATATTACAAGACTATGCGCAAAAAGCCGCCCACCAGGCATTGATTAACCTCGAAGCGCGCCCTGCCCCAGCTGGCAGCATGACCGTCGTGCTTGGCAACGGCTGGCCTGGTATTTTATTGCACGAAGCGATTGGTCACGGCCTTGAAGGCGATTTCAACCGCAAAGGCAGCAGCGCATTCAGTAATATGATCGGCCAGCAGGTCGCCGCTAGAGGTATCACCATCGTCGACGACGGCACCATGCAAGACCGCCGTGGCTCACTGACCATGGACGACGAAGGCAATGCTCCGCAAAACACCGTGCTGATTGAAGACGGCATCCTGCGCAACTACATACAAGATACTTTAAATGCCCGCCTGATGGGTATGAGCCTCACCGGCAACGCGCGCCGCGAAAGCTACGCGCACATCCCCATGCCGCGCATGACCAACACCTACATGCTCAACGGCGACAAAGACCCGCAAGAGATTATCAAATCGGTCAAAAAAGGCCTCTATGCCGCCAACTTTGGTGGTGGCCAGGTAGATATTACCAGCGGTAAATTCGTCTTTAGCGCCGCTGAAGCCTACATGATTGAAGACGGCAAAATCACCTACCCGGTGAAAGGCGCCACCCTCATCGGCAATGGCCCGGATGTGCTGACCAAAGTGAGCATGGTGGGTAATGATATGGCGCTCGATAGCGGCGTCGGCACTTGCGGTAAAGAAGGTCAGAGCGTGCCGGTGGGTGTGGGGCAACCGACGCTGAAGATTGACGGGTTGACAGTGGGTGGAACCTCGGCTTAAGTCAGCGCCTATCACAATGAGAAAAAAGCTGCCTGCAGGCAGCTTTTTTTACGCTCAACGTGCTTTCAGATGATTGAGACCCAGCCACGCAATATACCCATAACATAACACCGGCAACACAAACGCATGATGCAGCCCGACACGGTCAGCCAGCAGCCCAGTCAACAATGGCACCACAGCCCCCCCTAAAATCGCCGTTGCCAGCAAACCAGAGCCTTTCTTCTCTTGACCGGGTTTGAGGGTTTTGATGCCTAGCGTGAAAATGGTGGGGAACATAATCGAGTTGCACATACCAACCAGCACCATACTCACCACCGCCTGCATGCCAGTGGCGTTCATTGAGTAGAGCAGCAATGCAATAGCCAGCAAGGCGTGCACACTAAGGACTTTGGCCGGGGCAAAGGCTTTGAGCGTAAAAATACCGATAAAGCGGCCTAGCATGGCGCCACCCCAGTACAGCGCGATTAATGATGCGGCTTCTGCCTCTGGCATTTGGGTCAGCTCTTTAATGTAGTTGACCAGAAAGCTGCCAATCGCAACTTCAGCGCCGACATAACAGAAAATGCCAACCATGCCTAATACCAGCCCACGGTCGGCGAGCACATCGCGCCAGCTGGTTTCATCTTTTTGTGTACTCTCCAAGCCTGCCAGATTCATGCGCGACAGCACTATGGCAATGACAACCAGCACAGCAGCGATGAAGACATAAGGGTAAACAACGCCTTCTGCATGGCTGGAATGTGACAGCGCAGACAGGATAAAATAAGCGCCAAACAAAGGCGCCACAAAGGTGCCTAGAGAGTTAAATGCTTGCGCCATGGTCAGGCGGGAAGAAGCTGTTTGTTGAGGACCGATGATGGAGACACAAGGGTTGGCCGCCACTTGCAATAACACAATGCCTGAGGCAAGCACAAATAAGGCGGCAAGAAACAGTGCATAAGTATGCAACACCACCGCTGGGTAAAACAGCAGGCAGCCAAGTGCCGCGAGAGAAAATCCAATCACCATGCCGGTTTGGTAGCCAACCTTTTCAATCAGCCGACTAAACGGGATAGACGTCAGGCCATAAGCGGCAAAAAAACAGAACTGCACCAGCGCAGCCTGGCTGTAGCTTAAGTCGAAAACAGCTTTCAGGTACGGCACCAAAATGTCGTTTAAACAGGTGATAAAGCCCATCATAAAGAACAAGATAATCAGTGAGGTGAGTGCTTTTTTATACATACGGTCTTTCAAATTTAACCAACGAGCCACTAAAGCATAAATGCTGCGGCTTTGGAAGTTGCTTTTACTGCATTGCCCACTTTTATACGGCCTGCCACACACAATTCAACCTCAAACACAAAAATGCCAGCTTAAGATTTAAGGTAGATCAAATGGATTGCCGATTTAGGCTTGACGCTGGACACGGCTCGCTCTTAATATAGCTTTACAGCGACCACAAGTCGACGCTTTCACTCACCTCTACATCAAGGAGACATAGTATGGCATCTAGCAAAACCACTGACACATCCGCTAAAAAAACGACCACTGTAAAAAAAGCAGCACCCAAAACTGCGGCGCCAGAAAAAGCTACCAAACCTGCCGCCTCGCGCAAAAAAACGGCCAAACCGGCCATAATCACCAGCGAAGAACGCTACAAAATGATTGAAGTTGCAGCCTATTACATTGCTGAGAAAAAAGGTTTTGGCCATCAGCATATGGACTACTGGCTAGAGGCTGAACAAGAGATTAATGCAAAATTGACTGCCTGAAAATTATTCAGGCTGACTCACATGTGGCGTTCGCGGTGCCGAAGTAAACTGGATATCGGCGCCGCTGTGTTGCGCATACTGCAAAAAACCCAACACCTCAGGATGACTCAAGCGTAAGCCATAAGCCACATACGGATACTCAGACAGCGGCACTTGTTTCTGAAAAAATGGCCAATGGGCACTTGGGTTGTAAAATCGCTCGACCAGACTGGTAATCGCCAGTAACTCGTATTGCCCCAAGGCATTCAGCACCAGCCATGGGCCGCCTGAGTCGCCAACGGTAGGCATGGGCATGGTATGGTCATATTGATCCATCTCGTTAAGCCGGTTGACCGCTAACAGCGCCTTTTCGGCATGCACTAACTCTTGTGTATAGGCAAACTGGGTTTGCGCCTGCAAATGCAACATTTCGTCCATCTCGCGGTATGCTTTGGGCAAGACCTGATAAAAGTCTGATAAATCACGCACAGGCTTGCGTTCACCGCAACGCGGATGGCGGGTATCGGCTTCGCCATAACCACGCCCGTAGCCACAAATCATGATGAGCTCGGGTAAATCATCGCCAAGCCGGATACGCAAAGGTTGTATCAGACTATGCACCTTTGCATCAAACACCAGCACAGCAATGTCTTGCGTTAAGTCCTCGGCCACCACGGCAAAGGGCCGGTAAAAAGCCTGTTTGAGCTGCACTTGCTCAATGCCCAACAGCTCGGGCTGGGCAATAGACAGCATGGGTAAGCTTAACGGGCCAGTCAAACGCACCTCTTTCATGCAATGCGCCGCCGTAATCAGTGTAAGTGGTTTGAGGCCGACAATGGCAGCACTGCAAATCGAGTCGTAATACTCCCACTTTTCAACTGACTGCAAAAAGTGTGCATGCTGAACACTTAATTTAACGGTAGAAATCGCCATGCCCGGAAAGGTCAGGCCGTGAATAATGGCCTGGCTAGAATGCCCAAGCGTAAGCCCCAAGCACACCACCAACAGAGGAAATACACGCCTGAGTAAGCTTAGCCGCAATTGCCACATACGTACACCAGCCAGCGTTAACGCACACTTCTGCTGGCGTTATTTTTTAACTCGATCGGCCCAAAACAGTTTTCGAGTGAAGGGCCATCATTGTCACAAGAAATAAAACTGCTGCCATCTGGTTTAAACAATAAAAAACTGGTTTGCTCACTGTTGGTTTCAGAGCGTTGCCTGGTGCAATCGGGCGCGTTGTTACTCAGTGTGACGCGGTGATTGAGTTTAAAAAAACCATGCGCATCAGGCTGCGGCGTGACTTCATACTGCGCCTCCAGTTGCTCATCACCACTGGTAAACACGGCTGAGCCATCTTCTTTAAACCAGTAGGTTTCCAGGCAGCCATTTTCTGGCACGCGAGACTCCCAGTATCCAATGACAGGATGCTTGAGTGAGCGTGGATCAGCTTCTGCGGTCACCTGCATACTGGCCAGAAAACTATAACAGGCCAACAATGATGTCAAAAAAGTGCGTTTTTGATGATTGTGCTGAGAACGCATTGCAACCCCCAATTGGAATGATGAAAAGCTGTGACAGATTGTTAAGGAAAACACAATCGCCACACAGTGAATGATTCCTGACAAATCACCTAACATTTTCCGGCCGCATATTGGCCAACGCCAGCTATCCAATCAACAGGCAATAAAAAACCCCGGACATGTCCGGGGTTTTTTATTAGCGCTCAATTATTTCATGACACGGTTACGGTACTCACCAGTCCGCGTATCAATTTCAATCCTGTCGCCCTGGCTCACAAACAGTGGCACCGGGATCTCAAAACCGGTAGCGATTTTGGCTGGCTTCATCACTTTACCGGAAGTATCGCCTTTAACTGCTGGCTCAGTGTAGGTAATTTCACGCACAACAGTAGTTGGCAGTTCGATAGAAATGGCTTTACCATCGTAAAAACGCACTTCACAGGGCATGCCATCTTCCAGGTATGGCAGCGCGTCTTCCATAAACTCGGCATCCACGTCGTACTGGTTGTATTCAGCATCCATAAACACATAGGTTGGGTCTGCAAAATAAGAGAAAGTGACTTCTTTCTTTTCTAATACGATTACATCAAACTTGTCTTGTGCAGCATATACGTTCTCGCTTGGCGCTTCTGTCAGCAAGTTTTTCATTTTCATTTTAACCACTGCAGAGTTACGGCCAGATTTGTTGTATTCGGTTTTTATAACGACCATCGGGTCGTTGCCAATCATCACTACGTTACCAACGCGGAGGTCTTGAGCGATTTTCATAAATAAGCCTTAATTTGTATGCGGGATTTGAAAGCGCGGAATTATACCCGATGTGTATGATATTTCTCAATAAAAATCACCAAGTTAGTCGCCAAATCAAGCTGTTGTGACTGGCTCACTTTAAAGGCACTGGCGTGGCTGGTCAGCTGCGGCAAACTGCCTAATAAAGACTGCCAATGTGCGACCTGCCATGTGCCTTGCGCCCATGCCAGCATGGCATTGCTGGTCACCATATGCAGTGCGCCATCGGCCTGCGCCAGGTAGTGATGCATAAACGCGTTAAGTTTTAGCAAATGCGTGTCTTCGCTTTGCTGATAAGGCAGCCAGATCATTGGCTTGCCTGCCCACAACGCGCGTATCCAGCTATCTTCACCACGTACAAAATTAAAATCGCACAAGTACAGCAAACGGTCGTAATCGGTTTGCG
Coding sequences within:
- a CDS encoding carbon-nitrogen hydrolase family protein, which encodes MADKKTKKLKSAANDDIVKVAAVQMASSPNVAANLVEAKRLIEMAAKAGAKLVVLPEYFCIMGLKDFDKVTIREKPNDGPIQQFLSKTAKAFKIWIVAGSVPLESHYANKVRNSCLVYNDKGEQVARYDKIHLFGLDMGTEHYHEENTIEPGDTVVTVDTPFGRIGLSICYDLRFPELFRAMGEVDIIVVPSAFTETTGKAHWETLVRARAVENLSYVIASAQGGYHLSGRETHGNSMIVDPWGVVLDRLPRGSGIVVANVNRNYIKNLRQSLPALKHKTIKAI
- the tldD gene encoding metalloprotease TldD yields the protein MQTLLTTANDLLLRPAGLDHSALTNVLSGMMTHNIDYADLYFQYSRSESWGLEEGQVKSGSFNIDQGVGVRAVSGEKTAFAYSDDIHLDALQQAAQATRAIANLGQEKTGHSIITRSHTPLYLPQDPIASLSADAKVKLLEKLERYAKAQDPRITQVMASIAAEYEVVLVARSDGIMAGDVRPLVRLSLQVIAEHNGRREQGSSGGGGRFDYSYFTDEILQDYAQKAAHQALINLEARPAPAGSMTVVLGNGWPGILLHEAIGHGLEGDFNRKGSSAFSNMIGQQVAARGITIVDDGTMQDRRGSLTMDDEGNAPQNTVLIEDGILRNYIQDTLNARLMGMSLTGNARRESYAHIPMPRMTNTYMLNGDKDPQEIIKSVKKGLYAANFGGGQVDITSGKFVFSAAEAYMIEDGKITYPVKGATLIGNGPDVLTKVSMVGNDMALDSGVGTCGKEGQSVPVGVGQPTLKIDGLTVGGTSA
- a CDS encoding sugar MFS transporter; amino-acid sequence: MYKKALTSLIILFFMMGFITCLNDILVPYLKAVFDLSYSQAALVQFCFFAAYGLTSIPFSRLIEKVGYQTGMVIGFSLAALGCLLFYPAVVLHTYALFLAALFVLASGIVLLQVAANPCVSIIGPQQTASSRLTMAQAFNSLGTFVAPLFGAYFILSALSHSSHAEGVVYPYVFIAAVLVVIAIVLSRMNLAGLESTQKDETSWRDVLADRGLVLGMVGIFCYVGAEVAIGSFLVNYIKELTQMPEAEAASLIALYWGGAMLGRFIGIFTLKAFAPAKVLSVHALLAIALLLYSMNATGMQAVVSMVLVGMCNSIMFPTIFTLGIKTLKPGQEKKGSGLLATAILGGAVVPLLTGLLADRVGLHHAFVLPVLCYGYIAWLGLNHLKAR
- a CDS encoding DUF2934 domain-containing protein: MASSKTTDTSAKKTTTVKKAAPKTAAPEKATKPAASRKKTAKPAIITSEERYKMIEVAAYYIAEKKGFGHQHMDYWLEAEQEINAKLTA
- the efp gene encoding elongation factor P: MKIAQDLRVGNVVMIGNDPMVVIKTEYNKSGRNSAVVKMKMKNLLTEAPSENVYAAQDKFDVIVLEKKEVTFSYFADPTYVFMDAEYNQYDVDAEFMEDALPYLEDGMPCEVRFYDGKAISIELPTTVVREITYTEPAVKGDTSGKVMKPAKIATGFEIPVPLFVSQGDRIEIDTRTGEYRNRVMK